One region of Paralichthys olivaceus isolate ysfri-2021 chromosome 12, ASM2471397v2, whole genome shotgun sequence genomic DNA includes:
- the LOC138412302 gene encoding uncharacterized protein, translating into MYAYPVFRCDSARSTRLVMAPSEEAKNNEGVESGRAKPREEVLAEASSFVRGHGGDPTDMFLILAHCKLQFGKYQGRRFRWLLENSLGYALYLVHSISRDKVHSTPLSENKQLLLQYTSGIREFTQELEKFGKKQEMQAKALEIGDQGCVMVDSKPLTEHLAQRQLFLSGPAEDDEEELVSASSPCEAQLNTALATTVELEVSAAPPPAAILVHQPPAELPNHWKSQLPPFQQEWIRQTLFRANPRTSKPELVAQLKLWWHPPQPLLMYTRPPASPDHFFCRPLFLWMPHKMWQFPLVCLRPACGKHRLTAAGLYRTVRKVLDIDGWYDLATEYLECKGCSKKYPAWSEDILGQLDMGHRSQFPALLTYRYSCDARVLRMMRERTMGNSVTQLYKKLQEQHSEAWMQRVLQYLTACEPFARSTVVRPPAFPEPPLLPALPKPKWLLAVYAKDVLGRLHEVKAKITSVFGSVLKMDSTKKVTKKLAGAAAGTAAWCTNVGNEHGQVLISVLTAGKGQALDPMAAGLVKRYREAGVAPPKIMYVDRDCCSQHGPCRVKAMFAEWDGLQVRLDIWYFMRRFAAGVTTEAHPLYGIFMARLSTCIFVWDPEDVAALRRAMGELAAEGIGHISEEALATHITRRELALHCRRRTRGVEETTRLIGSLISLFDSASGKDTLGVPLLDHERIQQIWQEQQKHVGCIQDPEDFPLYIKTGTLKKGGVELPCYRCARDSTSLESFHLHLNRFIPGTSASDAHFQAYLVEGLMRWNDDRMEKALKGAPSIRCYGSALREAVEQLSQKVLGRGWDERYRTPGAYTGELLGIEYLYSQTGKTLTPVLQNPEEEDRLVEEVNDEDVQDEGFEEQAMEDITVSVLYEDDPCRDLETSTQASQPQAPASPAETNMSDEAQGEVIGPDGIAGWDKVQELAIYLVGLREASYLTELQVTQVIQLWTALPDGDKERVDYQPRHQPHSTSGRFKAPTRSGVTPGVESVKCCLIGHPGRPAQWPSTSRLVEAICVRLCTLHKTTTRKAGVSTPRWTKILCHYHHIRDLVLNSPRVMAETMIQLFELNQRTLIQWFQRRQKDQEMSVLSQGMAPNNVIPVAPTQLPPPKEELELLPHTSGPPQQFALLLNLGGQAPVLGPGRQPAAAATREHPVTPVPTGPATAQPMSAQLGTFILNPVTTVSLVLAAPGPSTSSAGPAPLVPAPAPAAPVSRYTKRNRSRRALEEESGVHKRKYTRKVTYNTCSQCGQPKTQEFGHSRHGSATYCARASPGKSLEEWLAEQRAAK; encoded by the exons atgtACGCCTATCCAGTTTTTCGCTGTGACTCAGCCAGGTCAACCAGACTGGTCATGGCGCCTTCTGAGGAGGCGAAGAACAATGAAGGTGTTGAGTCTGGGAGGGCCAAACCCAGAGAGGAGGTGCTGGCAGAGGCCAGTTCTTTTGTCAGGGGTCATGGTGGAGACCCaactgacatgtttttaataCTGGCTCACTGCAAGCTTCAGTTTGGCAAGTACCAGGGCCGGAGATTTAGATGGCTCCTAGAGAACAGCCTTGGCTATGCACTATATTTAGTGCATAGCATTTCAAGGGACAAAGTTCATTCAACCCCTCTCTCCGAGAACAAGCAGCTGCTCCTGCAATACACGTCTGGCATCAGAGAGTTCACCCAGGAACTGGAGAAATTTGGGAAGAAGCAGGAAATGCAGGCTAAAGCTCTGGAAATTGGAGACCAGGGCTGTGTGATGGTGGATTCAAAACCCCTGACTGAACACTTGGCCCAACGGCAGCTTTTCCTTTCTG GCCCtgctgaggatgatgaggaggagctAGTATCTGCTTCATCGCCATGTGAAGCACAACTAAATACAG CTCTCGCAACCACTGTGGAGCTAGAGGTCAGTGCCGCTCCCCCTCCAGCAGCGATACTTGTCCATCAGCCACCAGCCGAGCTTCCCAATCACTGGAAGAGTCAGCTTCCGCCTTTCCAGCAGGAGTGGATTCGGCAGACACTGTTCAGGGCCAACCCACGAACCAGCAAGCCAGAGCTAGTGGCCCAGCTAAAGCTTTGGTGGCATCCTCCTCAGCCCCTCCTCATGTACACCCGGCCTCCCGCTTCACCTGACCACTTCTTCTGTCGGCCGTTGTTCCTGTGGATGCCCCACAAGATGTGGCAGTTTCCCCTCGTCTGTCTTCGTCCAGCCTGTGGCAAGCACAGACTTACAGCAGCAGGGCTGTACAGAACAGTGCGCAAGGTGTTGGACATAGACGGGTGGTATGACCTTGCCACTGAGTACCTGGAGTGCAAAGGCTGCTCCAAAAAGTATCCTGCTTGGTCCGAGGATATCCTAGGCCAGCTGGATATGGGTCACCGCAGCCAGTTTCCAGCGTTGCTTACATACAG ATACTCATGTGACGCCCGGGTGCTGAGGATGATGAGGGAGAGGACAATGGGCAACAGTGTGACTCAGCTGTACAAAAAGCTGCAGGAACAGCACAGTGAGGCGTGGATGCAGCGTGTCCTGCAGTACCTCACAGCTTGTGAACCGTTCGCAAGGTCCACTGTTGTGCGCCCCCCTGCATTCCCTGAGCCTCCCCTCTTACCTGCCCTTCCCAAGCCTAAGTGGCTGTTGGCCGTGTATGCCAAGGATGTTCTTGGGCGACTTCATGAGGTGAAGGCCAAAATAACCTCCGTCTTTGGCTCTGTCCTCAAGATGGACTCCACAAAAAAG GTGACAAAGAAACTTGCCGGTGCTGCTGCAGGTACAGCTGCCTGGTGCACCAATGTGGGGAATGAGCACGGTCAGGTTCTTATCTCGGTCCTGACAGCCGGCAAGGGACAAGCACTGGACCCTATGGCAGCTGGCCTAGTGAAGCGGTACAGGGAGGCAGGAGTGGCGCCACCAAAAATCATGTATGTGGACAGAGACTGTTGCAGCCAGCATGGCCCTTGTCGGGTGAAGGCCATGTTTGCGGAGTGGGACGGGCTTCAGGTGCGCCTTGACATCTGGTATTTCATGCGCCGGTTTGCTGCAGGTGTCACAACAGAGGCTCATCCCCTGTATGGCATTTTTATGGCACGCCTGTCCACGTGCATTTTCGTGTGGGATCCGGAGGATGTGGCTGCTCTGCGCCGTGCCATGGGCGAGCTGGCAGCAGAGGGGATTGGCCACATCTCGGAGGAGGCACTGGCCACACACATTACCCGGAGGGAGTTGGCGCTGCACTGCAGGAGGAGGACCAGAGGGGTGGAGGAGACCACCAGACTGATCGGGTCATTGATCAGTCTGTTTGACAGTGCAAGTGGGAAGGACACTCTGGGCGTTCCTCTGCTGGACCACGAACGGATCCAGCAGATATGgcaggagcagcagaaacacGTGGGCTGTATCCAGGACCCCGAGGACTTCCCACTGTACATCAAGACAGGCACCCTGAAGAAAGGCGGTGTGGAGCTGCCTTGTTACAGGTGTGCCCGTGACTCTACCTCCCTGGAGTCCTTTCACCTCCACCTAAACAGATTTATTCCAG GAACCAGTGCCAGTGACGCGCATTTCCAGGCGTATCTTGTTGAAGGGCTGATGCGCTGGAACGATGACCGGATGGAGAAAGCCTTAAAAGGAGCACCTTCCATCCGCTGTTATGGCAGTGCTCTGAGAGAGGCAGTGGAACAGCTCAGCCAAAAGGTGCTGGGGAGAGGCTGGGATGAGCGCTATCGCACCCCTGGAGCATACACAG gTGAATTGCTGGGAATTGAGTACTTGTACAGCCAGACCGGCAAAACTCTGACTCCAGTGCTCCAGaacccagaggaggaggacaggctGGTGGAGGAAGTCAACGATGAGGATGTACAAGATGAGGGGTTTGAAGAACAGGCCATGGAGGACATCACAGTTTCTGTGCTGTATGAGGATGACCCCTGCCGTGATCTGGAGACGAGTACTCAGGCCTCTCAACCTCAGGCCCCTGCATCACCTGCTGAAACCAATATGTCCGACGAGGCTCAG GGAGAAGTCATTGGACCGGACGGGATCGCTGGGTGGGACAAAGTCCAGGAACTGGCTATTTACCTGGTGGGTCTCCGTGAGGCTTCTTacctcactgagctgcaggtgaCCCAGGTCATCCAGCTGTGGACAGCTCTCCCTGATGGCGACAAGGAGCGGGTCGACTACCAGCCTCGTCATCAGCCGCATTCGACAAGTGGCCGCTTTAAGGCTCCTACGCGGTCTGGAGTCACGCCGGGAGTGGAGAGTGTCAAGTGCTGCTTGATTGGACATCCTGGGAGACCCGCTCAGTGGCCCAGCACCAGCCGCTTGGTTGAGGCCATTTGTGTAAGGCTGTGCACTTTGCACAAAACAACCACCAGAAAGGCTGGGGTTTCCACCCCCAGATGGACAAAAATTCTCTGCCATTACCACCACATCCGGGACTTGGTGCTCAACAGTCCAAGGGTTATGGCAGAGACAATGATCCAGCTCTTTGAGCTAAATCAGAGGACACTCATTCAGTG GTTTCAACGGCGGCAGAAGGATCAAGAAATGAGTGTCCTTTCTCAGGGAATGGCTCCAAACAACGTAATTCCTGTCGCGCCTACCCAGCTTCCACCACCTAAGGAGGAACTGGAGCTCCTTCCTCATACATCTGGCCCACCACAACAATTTGCCCTTCTTCTAAATCTGGGAGGACAGGCTCCTGTTCTGGGGCCAGGCCGACagcccgctgctgctgccaccaggGAGCACCCCGTCACTCCTGTCCCCACAGGACCAGCCACTGCACAGCCCATGTCAGCTCAGTTAGGGACTTTCATCCTGAACCCAGTCACGACTGTGTCACTGGTACTGGCAGCTCCTGGTCCCTCAACCTCCAGTGCAGGCCCAGCTCCGCTtgttcctgctcctgctcctgctgctcctgtgtCCCGGTACACAAAGAGGAACCGGTCCCGGCGGGCTCttgaggaggagagtggagtCCACAAGCGGAAATACACGAGAAAAGTCACCTACAACACCTGTAGCCAGTGTGGGCAACCCAAGACACAAGAATTTGGGCATAGTCGCCATGGCAGTGCCACATACTGTGCACGTGCCTCACCAGGCAAATCTCTGGAAGAGTGGTTGGCAGAACAGAGAGCAGCAAAATAA
- the LOC109636422 gene encoding microtubule-associated protein RP/EB family member 3-like isoform X4, translating into MAVNVYATSVSIDNLSRHDMLAWVNDSLHLTYTKIEQLCSGAAYCQFMDMLFPGCILLKKVKFQAKLEHEFIHNFKVLQAAFKRMSVDKIIPVEKLVKGKFQDNFEFVQWFKKFFDANYDGKEYDPLLARQGQDVAPSPNPGPQRTSPTVPKNMPTPQRVQHNTPALRKNPSLSRNGGSDAEIMELNQQLMEMKLTVDGLEKERDFYFSKLRDIELICQEHESENNPVLSRIINILYATEACFAPPEDEDLEEQAHLDQDEY; encoded by the exons ATGGCAGTGAATGTGTACGCCACATCTGTGTCCATTGACAACCTCAGCCGACATGACATGCTGGCATGGGTCAACGACTCTTTGCATCTCACCTACACCAAGATCGAACAGCTCTGTTCAG gAGCAGCATATTGCCAGTTCATGGACATGTTGTTTCCAGGTTGCATCCTGCTGAAGAAGGTCAAATTTCAAGCCAAGCTGGAGCATGAATTTATACACAACTTCAAAGTTCTTCAGGCAGCTTTTAAACGGATGAGTGTCGACAAA ATAATTCCCGTGGAAAAGCTTGTAAAAGGGAAGTTCCAGGACAACTTTGAATTTGTGCAATGGTTCAAGAAGTTCTTCGATGCCAACTACGACGGGAAGGAGTACGACCCTTTACTAGCCAGACAGGGTCAGGACGTGGCCCCTTCCCCCAACCCAG GACCACAGAGGACATCTCCAACAGTTCCCAAAAACATGCCAACACCACAGCGGGTCCAACACAACACTCCAGCCCTGCGGAAGAACCCGTCTTTGTCTAGAAATGGAGGCAGTGATGCGGAGATCATGGAGCTAAATCAACAG TTGATGGAGATGAAGTTGACTGTAGACGGActagagaaggagagagacttCTACTTCAGCAAACTACGGGACATCGAGCTGATCTGCCAGGAGCACGAGAGCGAAAACAACCCCGTCCTCAGCAGGATAATAAACATTCTCTACGCAACAGAGGCAT GCTTTGCGCCTCCAGAAGACGAAGACCTCGAAGAACAAGCTCACCTGGACCAGGATGAATACTGA
- the LOC109636422 gene encoding microtubule-associated protein RP/EB family member 3-like isoform X2 has translation MAVNVYATSVSIDNLSRHDMLAWVNDSLHLTYTKIEQLCSGAAYCQFMDMLFPGCILLKKVKFQAKLEHEFIHNFKVLQAAFKRMSVDKIIPVEKLVKGKFQDNFEFVQWFKKFFDANYDGKEYDPLLARQGQDVAPSPNPGDHFIHKPKRNPGPQRTSPTVPKNMPTPQRVQHNTPALRKNPSLSRNGGSDAEIMELNQQLMEMKLTVDGLEKERDFYFSKLRDIELICQEHESENNPVLSRIINILYATEACFAPPEDEDLEEQAHLDQDEY, from the exons ATGGCAGTGAATGTGTACGCCACATCTGTGTCCATTGACAACCTCAGCCGACATGACATGCTGGCATGGGTCAACGACTCTTTGCATCTCACCTACACCAAGATCGAACAGCTCTGTTCAG gAGCAGCATATTGCCAGTTCATGGACATGTTGTTTCCAGGTTGCATCCTGCTGAAGAAGGTCAAATTTCAAGCCAAGCTGGAGCATGAATTTATACACAACTTCAAAGTTCTTCAGGCAGCTTTTAAACGGATGAGTGTCGACAAA ATAATTCCCGTGGAAAAGCTTGTAAAAGGGAAGTTCCAGGACAACTTTGAATTTGTGCAATGGTTCAAGAAGTTCTTCGATGCCAACTACGACGGGAAGGAGTACGACCCTTTACTAGCCAGACAGGGTCAGGACGTGGCCCCTTCCCCCAACCCAGGTGATCACTTTATCCACAAACCAAAGAGAAACCCAG GACCACAGAGGACATCTCCAACAGTTCCCAAAAACATGCCAACACCACAGCGGGTCCAACACAACACTCCAGCCCTGCGGAAGAACCCGTCTTTGTCTAGAAATGGAGGCAGTGATGCGGAGATCATGGAGCTAAATCAACAG TTGATGGAGATGAAGTTGACTGTAGACGGActagagaaggagagagacttCTACTTCAGCAAACTACGGGACATCGAGCTGATCTGCCAGGAGCACGAGAGCGAAAACAACCCCGTCCTCAGCAGGATAATAAACATTCTCTACGCAACAGAGGCAT GCTTTGCGCCTCCAGAAGACGAAGACCTCGAAGAACAAGCTCACCTGGACCAGGATGAATACTGA
- the LOC109636422 gene encoding microtubule-associated protein RP/EB family member 3-like isoform X1 gives MAVNVYATSVSIDNLSRHDMLAWVNDSLHLTYTKIEQLCSGAAYCQFMDMLFPGCILLKKVKFQAKLEHEFIHNFKVLQAAFKRMSVDKIIPVEKLVKGKFQDNFEFVQWFKKFFDANYDGKEYDPLLARQGQDVAPSPNPGDHFIHKPKRNPGPQRTSPTVPKNMPTPQRVQHNTPALRKNPSLSRNGGSDAEIMELNQQLMEMKLTVDGLEKERDFYFSKLRDIELICQEHESENNPVLSRIINILYATEEGFAPPEDEDLEEQAHLDQDEY, from the exons ATGGCAGTGAATGTGTACGCCACATCTGTGTCCATTGACAACCTCAGCCGACATGACATGCTGGCATGGGTCAACGACTCTTTGCATCTCACCTACACCAAGATCGAACAGCTCTGTTCAG gAGCAGCATATTGCCAGTTCATGGACATGTTGTTTCCAGGTTGCATCCTGCTGAAGAAGGTCAAATTTCAAGCCAAGCTGGAGCATGAATTTATACACAACTTCAAAGTTCTTCAGGCAGCTTTTAAACGGATGAGTGTCGACAAA ATAATTCCCGTGGAAAAGCTTGTAAAAGGGAAGTTCCAGGACAACTTTGAATTTGTGCAATGGTTCAAGAAGTTCTTCGATGCCAACTACGACGGGAAGGAGTACGACCCTTTACTAGCCAGACAGGGTCAGGACGTGGCCCCTTCCCCCAACCCAGGTGATCACTTTATCCACAAACCAAAGAGAAACCCAG GACCACAGAGGACATCTCCAACAGTTCCCAAAAACATGCCAACACCACAGCGGGTCCAACACAACACTCCAGCCCTGCGGAAGAACCCGTCTTTGTCTAGAAATGGAGGCAGTGATGCGGAGATCATGGAGCTAAATCAACAG TTGATGGAGATGAAGTTGACTGTAGACGGActagagaaggagagagacttCTACTTCAGCAAACTACGGGACATCGAGCTGATCTGCCAGGAGCACGAGAGCGAAAACAACCCCGTCCTCAGCAGGATAATAAACATTCTCTACGCAACAGAG GAAGGCTTTGCGCCTCCAGAAGACGAAGACCTCGAAGAACAAGCTCACCTGGACCAGGATGAATACTGA
- the LOC109636422 gene encoding microtubule-associated protein RP/EB family member 3-like isoform X3 — MAVNVYATSVSIDNLSRHDMLAWVNDSLHLTYTKIEQLCSGAAYCQFMDMLFPGCILLKKVKFQAKLEHEFIHNFKVLQAAFKRMSVDKIIPVEKLVKGKFQDNFEFVQWFKKFFDANYDGKEYDPLLARQGQDVAPSPNPGPQRTSPTVPKNMPTPQRVQHNTPALRKNPSLSRNGGSDAEIMELNQQLMEMKLTVDGLEKERDFYFSKLRDIELICQEHESENNPVLSRIINILYATEEGFAPPEDEDLEEQAHLDQDEY, encoded by the exons ATGGCAGTGAATGTGTACGCCACATCTGTGTCCATTGACAACCTCAGCCGACATGACATGCTGGCATGGGTCAACGACTCTTTGCATCTCACCTACACCAAGATCGAACAGCTCTGTTCAG gAGCAGCATATTGCCAGTTCATGGACATGTTGTTTCCAGGTTGCATCCTGCTGAAGAAGGTCAAATTTCAAGCCAAGCTGGAGCATGAATTTATACACAACTTCAAAGTTCTTCAGGCAGCTTTTAAACGGATGAGTGTCGACAAA ATAATTCCCGTGGAAAAGCTTGTAAAAGGGAAGTTCCAGGACAACTTTGAATTTGTGCAATGGTTCAAGAAGTTCTTCGATGCCAACTACGACGGGAAGGAGTACGACCCTTTACTAGCCAGACAGGGTCAGGACGTGGCCCCTTCCCCCAACCCAG GACCACAGAGGACATCTCCAACAGTTCCCAAAAACATGCCAACACCACAGCGGGTCCAACACAACACTCCAGCCCTGCGGAAGAACCCGTCTTTGTCTAGAAATGGAGGCAGTGATGCGGAGATCATGGAGCTAAATCAACAG TTGATGGAGATGAAGTTGACTGTAGACGGActagagaaggagagagacttCTACTTCAGCAAACTACGGGACATCGAGCTGATCTGCCAGGAGCACGAGAGCGAAAACAACCCCGTCCTCAGCAGGATAATAAACATTCTCTACGCAACAGAG GAAGGCTTTGCGCCTCCAGAAGACGAAGACCTCGAAGAACAAGCTCACCTGGACCAGGATGAATACTGA